A region from the Halobacillus mangrovi genome encodes:
- a CDS encoding (Fe-S)-binding protein, with product MKVSLFITCLCDTITPDVGKDTVQLLERFGCEVDFPVGQTCCGQPAYNSGYKSESAKAMKQMIKAFEPSEFVVGPSGSCVQMIKEYPKVLKDEPEWRERAGRLAEKTYELTQFLVDVLKIENVGSTFKGTATYHPSCHMTRLLGVKDAPRILLENVEGLNLIDLPLKEDCCGFGGTFAVKNSAISGEMVQEKAEHIGETKADYLIGGDMGCLMNMGGRLRRNKQEVKVLHIAQVLNSQ from the coding sequence ATGAAAGTTTCCCTATTTATCACTTGTCTGTGTGACACGATTACTCCAGACGTAGGGAAGGATACAGTACAGCTTCTGGAACGATTCGGGTGTGAAGTTGATTTTCCGGTTGGTCAAACATGTTGCGGGCAGCCTGCTTATAATAGCGGCTATAAAAGTGAATCAGCAAAAGCCATGAAACAGATGATCAAAGCATTTGAGCCATCTGAATTTGTGGTCGGTCCTTCAGGGTCTTGTGTGCAGATGATCAAAGAATATCCAAAAGTTCTAAAAGATGAACCAGAGTGGAGAGAACGAGCAGGAAGACTCGCAGAGAAAACTTATGAGCTAACCCAGTTTCTTGTCGATGTTTTGAAGATTGAAAATGTAGGATCGACATTCAAAGGAACAGCAACTTATCACCCCTCTTGCCACATGACTAGGCTGTTAGGCGTTAAGGATGCACCTCGTATACTATTGGAAAATGTGGAGGGACTGAACTTGATTGATCTTCCTTTGAAAGAGGATTGTTGTGGGTTCGGAGGTACATTTGCTGTGAAAAACTCTGCCATCTCAGGTGAGATGGTTCAGGAAAAAGCCGAGCATATTGGCGAAACGAAAGCTGACTACTTAATTGGTGGAGACATGGGCTGTCTTATGAACATGGGAGGCCGTTTAAGAAGGAATAAACAGGAAGTAAAGGTTCTTCATATAGCACAAGTTTTGAACAGTCAGTAA
- a CDS encoding LutC/YkgG family protein, with protein sequence MAIHNREAFLDKLAGRLGRPRRTEVAPPSYSVRPQERVFQGATQDELVEKLEAQCEVIHTSFERVTLSELEDTLRRVLNGYGVSKIVSAGGPRIETSGLVDFYDQLRKEDYEVQIWDEEKGRQNVEFAEQAGAGIVFSDITLAESGTVTLFNDRYNGRSISLLPETFIAIIPKSTMVPRMTQAGRLIHEEEEKGNPVSSCVSFVTGPSNSADIEMNLIVGVHGPVKATYIVVDDL encoded by the coding sequence ATGGCGATTCATAATCGGGAAGCCTTTTTAGATAAACTGGCTGGCCGCCTCGGAAGGCCGCGTCGTACAGAGGTCGCGCCGCCTTCTTATTCTGTAAGACCTCAGGAACGTGTTTTCCAGGGGGCAACCCAAGACGAACTCGTTGAAAAACTGGAAGCACAGTGTGAGGTCATCCATACAAGCTTTGAGCGGGTTACTCTTAGTGAACTTGAAGATACTTTAAGAAGAGTACTGAATGGGTATGGAGTATCTAAAATTGTCAGTGCTGGAGGTCCGCGCATTGAAACGAGCGGATTAGTAGATTTTTACGATCAATTGCGTAAGGAAGATTATGAGGTTCAGATATGGGATGAAGAAAAAGGGAGACAGAATGTTGAATTTGCTGAACAAGCCGGAGCAGGAATTGTGTTCAGTGATATCACCCTTGCAGAGTCAGGGACAGTGACCCTTTTTAACGACCGTTATAATGGAAGATCCATCAGCCTCCTTCCTGAAACCTTCATTGCCATCATTCCGAAAAGTACGATGGTGCCGAGAATGACTCAGGCTGGCCGGTTGATTCACGAAGAAGAAGAGAAGGGGAATCCAGTATCTTCTTGTGTGAGTTTTGTTACAGGCCCGAGTAACAGCGCTGATATCGAGATGAATCTAATCGTAGGGGTGCACGGCCCTGTCAAAGCTACTTATATTGTGGTTGATGATCTGTAG
- a CDS encoding LutB/LldF family L-lactate oxidation iron-sulfur protein, protein MSIKIGSKAYAERIQDGIDNSFMRKAVSSAQGRFRTGRLKAAEELGDWEDWRTLGEEIRSHTMENLDYYLHQLSEEVEKRGGTVFFAETAEEANAYVQEIAKKKQAKKVVKSKSMVTEEIGLNEALAESGCEVVESDLGEWILQLDEDPPSHIVTPALHKNKEQIRETFVKKKGYTKSDDPVELAAFAREQLRQDFLSADIGVTGCNFAVAESGAVTLVTNEGNARMVTSLPDTQISVMGMERIVPTWEDLEVVVSLLTRAAVGQKLTSYITALTGTRLEDEVDGPEDFHLVIVDNGRSKILGTEFQSALHCIRCAACINACPVYRHVGGHSYGSIYPGPIGAVLTPLLDGYEDHKELPYASSLCAACTEACPVKIPLHEHLIMHREIIVERERMNAKSEEIMMKGFAKWASTPAAYKMSTKMARTALKPWTKDEHIENGPGPLKGWTDQRDFPAPPKKSFREWYKHREERRNG, encoded by the coding sequence ATGAGCATCAAAATCGGGAGCAAGGCTTATGCCGAGCGGATTCAGGATGGGATCGACAATTCATTTATGAGAAAAGCCGTCTCCTCTGCCCAGGGTCGTTTTCGTACAGGACGTTTGAAAGCAGCCGAGGAGCTGGGGGACTGGGAGGATTGGCGGACGCTTGGGGAGGAAATTCGTTCTCATACGATGGAAAACCTCGACTATTACCTTCATCAGCTTAGTGAAGAGGTGGAGAAAAGAGGCGGAACGGTGTTCTTTGCAGAAACGGCAGAGGAAGCAAACGCCTATGTTCAAGAGATTGCTAAGAAAAAACAAGCTAAAAAAGTCGTTAAATCAAAATCGATGGTCACCGAGGAGATCGGCTTAAATGAAGCCCTTGCCGAAAGCGGCTGTGAGGTAGTCGAATCAGACCTTGGCGAATGGATTCTGCAGCTTGATGAAGACCCTCCATCTCATATCGTTACCCCTGCTCTTCACAAAAATAAGGAGCAGATTCGGGAGACTTTTGTAAAAAAGAAAGGATACACGAAATCAGATGATCCTGTTGAACTTGCCGCCTTCGCGCGTGAACAGCTCCGTCAAGATTTTCTTAGTGCTGACATCGGCGTCACGGGATGTAATTTTGCTGTTGCAGAATCAGGTGCCGTCACTCTTGTGACCAATGAAGGAAACGCCCGAATGGTTACATCGCTTCCTGACACTCAAATCTCAGTCATGGGAATGGAACGAATCGTGCCCACCTGGGAGGACCTCGAAGTCGTTGTAAGCTTGTTGACCCGTGCTGCAGTAGGACAGAAACTGACCAGCTACATTACGGCCCTCACAGGTACGAGGCTTGAAGATGAAGTGGATGGACCAGAAGACTTCCACCTTGTCATCGTGGATAACGGTCGCTCAAAAATTCTCGGTACAGAGTTCCAGTCGGCACTGCACTGTATTCGTTGTGCAGCCTGTATCAATGCTTGTCCGGTTTACCGTCACGTCGGCGGCCATTCGTACGGTTCGATTTACCCTGGACCTATCGGAGCTGTTCTCACACCACTCCTTGATGGATACGAGGACCATAAAGAACTGCCTTATGCCTCCTCCTTATGCGCGGCTTGTACAGAAGCGTGCCCTGTAAAAATTCCGCTTCATGAGCATTTGATCATGCACAGAGAAATCATTGTTGAACGCGAAAGAATGAACGCAAAGTCTGAGGAGATCATGATGAAAGGATTTGCTAAATGGGCATCTACTCCAGCAGCGTACAAGATGTCCACCAAAATGGCGCGGACAGCCTTAAAACCTTGGACAAAGGATGAACATATCGAAAACGGCCCTGGACCATTGAAGGGCTGGACGGACCAACGGGATTTTCCAGCCCCTCCTAAGAAGAGCTTTAGAGAATGGTATAAACATCGAGAAGAAAGGAGGAATGGCTGA
- the qoxC gene encoding cytochrome aa3 quinol oxidase subunit III, with the protein MSAHELKTGPLEYRTQEGRMSILGFWIFLGAEVVLFATLFATYAVLFGRTADAPHPGELFEIKTTLIMTFLLLTSSFTCGIAIHEMRRGSLKGLMTWLIITLLLGLGFLGFEIYEFMHYAHEGATLQSSAFWSGFFVLAGTHGLHVTVGTGWAILLLIQLSRRGLTNVTNRKVFIISLYWHFLDVVWIFIFTGIYLIGMVI; encoded by the coding sequence ATGTCCGCACATGAATTGAAAACAGGACCATTAGAATATCGTACCCAGGAAGGCCGGATGAGCATTCTCGGCTTCTGGATCTTCCTTGGAGCGGAAGTTGTGCTCTTTGCCACTTTATTTGCAACCTATGCTGTATTGTTTGGAAGAACCGCGGATGCCCCGCATCCTGGCGAATTATTTGAAATAAAGACGACGCTGATTATGACGTTCTTACTTCTTACAAGTAGTTTTACTTGCGGGATTGCGATTCATGAAATGCGTCGAGGTTCATTGAAGGGACTTATGACTTGGCTGATTATTACGCTGCTTTTAGGTCTTGGTTTCCTTGGCTTTGAAATATATGAATTTATGCATTATGCCCATGAAGGAGCCACTTTGCAGTCCAGCGCTTTCTGGTCAGGATTCTTTGTGCTGGCAGGTACTCACGGGCTCCACGTTACTGTGGGAACTGGCTGGGCGATCCTTTTGCTTATTCAATTGTCAAGACGAGGACTTACGAATGTAACGAATCGTAAAGTCTTTATCATCAGTCTGTACTGGCACTTCTTGGACGTCGTCTGGATCTTTATCTTTACAGGTATCTACCTGATTGGGATGGTGATATAA
- a CDS encoding MFS transporter, translating into MLKTKTNIYMLYFYIFFAQLFFDRALWVIYLGDKGMTFGQIGILEAFLHLAIVLFEVPTGMVADLYGRKTSLVLGNFFSLLYGLFMMISGSFSLFTLAFMSMGLMITFHSGAEQAFAYDTLKNEKREKDYTKVVGSMTALALLSLSVAKFLGGFLAEVSWEWVYGSTIFTHVLAIIPLFFMKEPERDKTEDIGGRWYHQWVHQFKLGTRVWRNNPIIHKPVVLFILASSVLVIITFYGQEYFIQLGYSPVVVGAVFTIEGLLGVVMAKIAYKVEERFKFFNLLYYGLGLYVLFFILFIFASNWAILLSFLFLAQLLSLFEPIFTAFVQNLLTSNVRSTFFSMIGLTESFVIMISFPLFGYAVEKTDFTQGFMGLLIIFFTMVTGFLLLQKFQTDK; encoded by the coding sequence ATGTTAAAAACAAAAACGAACATCTATATGCTTTACTTCTATATATTCTTTGCCCAGTTGTTTTTCGACCGCGCCCTCTGGGTGATTTATCTTGGTGACAAGGGAATGACTTTCGGCCAGATTGGTATCCTGGAAGCATTTCTTCATCTGGCCATTGTTTTATTCGAAGTTCCTACAGGAATGGTCGCTGATTTGTACGGGCGAAAAACGAGTCTTGTGCTTGGTAACTTTTTCAGCTTACTATACGGACTATTCATGATGATCAGCGGATCCTTTTCCCTTTTCACACTTGCCTTTATGTCGATGGGGCTTATGATTACTTTCCATTCTGGTGCGGAACAAGCTTTTGCGTATGATACCTTAAAAAATGAAAAGCGTGAAAAAGATTATACCAAGGTTGTCGGCAGTATGACAGCACTTGCCCTGTTATCATTGAGCGTTGCAAAATTTCTCGGTGGATTTCTCGCTGAAGTGAGTTGGGAATGGGTATATGGTTCAACTATCTTTACTCACGTGCTGGCTATCATTCCGCTGTTTTTCATGAAAGAACCTGAGCGTGACAAAACGGAGGATATTGGGGGACGCTGGTATCATCAGTGGGTTCACCAATTTAAACTGGGCACCCGAGTGTGGCGGAACAATCCGATCATTCATAAGCCTGTGGTGCTATTTATTTTAGCCTCTTCTGTTTTAGTCATTATCACCTTTTACGGACAGGAATATTTCATTCAATTAGGCTATTCACCTGTTGTCGTTGGAGCGGTATTTACGATCGAAGGTTTACTAGGTGTTGTCATGGCGAAGATTGCTTATAAGGTTGAGGAGCGTTTCAAATTCTTTAATCTTTTATATTATGGCCTCGGTCTCTACGTGCTGTTTTTCATATTGTTTATTTTCGCAAGTAATTGGGCGATTCTACTTTCGTTCCTTTTCCTTGCCCAGCTGCTCAGTCTTTTTGAGCCGATCTTTACAGCGTTCGTCCAAAACCTTCTTACAAGTAATGTGCGCTCCACCTTTTTCTCAATGATCGGTCTGACAGAGAGCTTCGTTATAATGATCAGCTTCCCTCTCTTCGGTTATGCAGTAGAAAAAACTGACTTCACCCAAGGATTTATGGGACTTCTGATCATATTCTTTACAATGGTTACCGGGTTCCTTCTTCTTCAAAAGTTCCAGACTGATAAATAA
- the qoxD gene encoding cytochrome aa3 quinol oxidase subunit IV, whose protein sequence is MADPKKRIPMNHVIGFLLSIAMTLLAAWAVVSSNLPVRWVIISILILALLQAGVQLFMFMHITEKGSGGGHVPWNMMFHGFALAAIIVAGSLFTMSFGFHGGHDGDGGHQQQEQQQQEEHGGSH, encoded by the coding sequence ATGGCCGACCCTAAGAAACGCATACCGATGAACCACGTAATTGGTTTTCTATTGTCTATTGCGATGACGTTACTCGCAGCTTGGGCAGTCGTAAGCTCTAACTTGCCTGTTAGATGGGTGATCATTTCCATCTTAATCCTGGCTCTTCTCCAAGCGGGTGTTCAGCTATTCATGTTCATGCACATCACGGAAAAGGGAAGTGGAGGCGGCCATGTACCATGGAACATGATGTTCCACGGGTTCGCACTTGCCGCGATTATCGTCGCTGGTTCATTATTTACGATGTCTTTCGGCTTCCATGGTGGTCATGATGGTGACGGTGGTCATCAACAGCAAGAACAACAGCAACAAGAAGAGCATGGAGGCAGTCATTAG
- a CDS encoding L-lactate permease — translation MLLMVALSAIIAPFLFLVLFRMPAKKGMFFSAVIVIGLAFLAWGVKGEVIAASVLEGTHKTLTILFILFGAIVLLNTLRHTGAVNRINQGFRNISTDMRVQIVIVAFLFGALIEGAAGFGTPAAVTGPLMVALGFTPMAAAAIALIADSSAVSYGAVGTPIQVGLSNLPEAGLLFYREIGVQIAFFDLFAGTFIPFILVVVLTVFFGKKKGWKDAVEMLPWTLFIGLLYTSSALLYASLFGHEFVAILASLTGLIAATFTAKKGFLLPKSSWQDALQEDFVVEEKKSNMTLLTAWSPYLVIVALLLLTRIVPAVKNFTLTWVDLTWTNILGVDGITSKWQVLYSPGSVLVFAAILAVVIQRKSFRNFTKAAKESILSMKDAALALVATLALVQVFTNSGMNANDLVSMPQYIAQTLASAFGSMWVLAAPFLGELGAFITGSATVSTLTFSPIQYSIAEETTLAKDTILSLQVIGAAAGNMICVHNVVAAGAVVGLSGKEGDIIRKTILPALLYGLLVGFAAFIITLIG, via the coding sequence ATGTTATTAATGGTGGCTTTAAGTGCAATTATTGCTCCTTTTTTATTTTTGGTCCTCTTTCGTATGCCAGCCAAAAAGGGGATGTTTTTTAGTGCAGTAATTGTTATAGGCTTAGCATTCCTTGCCTGGGGAGTGAAGGGAGAGGTCATCGCTGCTTCGGTGTTAGAAGGGACCCATAAGACGCTGACCATTTTATTTATACTATTTGGAGCCATCGTGCTGCTGAATACACTTAGACACACAGGAGCAGTGAATCGGATCAACCAGGGGTTCAGGAATATCTCCACAGACATGCGTGTCCAAATTGTCATTGTCGCTTTTTTATTCGGTGCCTTGATTGAGGGAGCAGCGGGGTTTGGAACACCGGCAGCTGTTACGGGGCCGTTGATGGTGGCCTTAGGTTTTACGCCAATGGCAGCTGCAGCGATTGCGCTCATTGCGGATAGTTCAGCGGTTTCCTATGGTGCGGTTGGCACACCAATTCAAGTTGGATTAAGTAATCTTCCTGAAGCGGGATTATTATTTTATCGTGAAATCGGGGTGCAAATCGCATTTTTTGATTTATTTGCGGGGACGTTCATTCCATTTATCTTAGTCGTCGTCCTGACCGTGTTCTTTGGAAAGAAAAAAGGGTGGAAGGATGCAGTTGAGATGCTTCCATGGACGTTATTCATCGGGCTTCTTTATACGTCATCTGCTTTGCTTTATGCTTCTTTATTCGGTCATGAATTTGTTGCAATCCTTGCGTCATTGACTGGGTTAATCGCAGCGACCTTTACCGCAAAAAAAGGCTTTTTACTGCCAAAGTCTTCGTGGCAGGATGCCCTGCAGGAGGATTTTGTTGTAGAAGAAAAGAAATCGAATATGACTCTTTTGACAGCCTGGTCTCCGTACCTTGTCATCGTTGCTTTACTGTTACTCACAAGGATTGTCCCAGCCGTGAAGAACTTTACGCTGACTTGGGTGGATCTCACATGGACAAACATCCTTGGGGTGGACGGAATTACTTCCAAATGGCAAGTGCTATACTCTCCAGGATCTGTGCTCGTTTTTGCTGCTATTTTAGCCGTAGTTATCCAGCGTAAATCATTCCGTAATTTTACGAAAGCAGCTAAGGAATCCATTCTTTCTATGAAGGACGCGGCATTGGCTTTAGTTGCAACGCTTGCGCTCGTGCAGGTGTTTACAAACTCTGGGATGAATGCGAATGATTTGGTCAGTATGCCTCAGTACATAGCTCAAACGTTAGCGAGCGCATTTGGGTCCATGTGGGTGTTAGCGGCTCCGTTTTTAGGAGAGCTGGGTGCGTTCATAACGGGAAGTGCTACAGTTTCGACGCTTACGTTTTCACCGATTCAATATAGTATTGCTGAAGAAACTACATTAGCTAAGGATACGATTCTTTCCTTGCAAGTCATTGGTGCTGCTGCAGGCAACATGATTTGTGTACACAACGTTGTTGCCGCAGGAGCTGTTGTAGGGCTATCAGGAAAAGAGGGCGATATTATTCGGAAAACGATTCTACCGGCTCTGCTTTACGGGCTGCTGGTTGGATTTGCCGCTTTTATTATTACGTTGATTGGTTAG
- a CDS encoding FadR/GntR family transcriptional regulator produces the protein MEYKPIRTKKIYEQVADSLLDSLKNGTLKSGDKLDSVEVLAKNFDVGRSAIREALSALRAMGLLEMRQGEGTYVKSFDATRFSLPVSVAFLMKPEDMKDLLEVRKILEVGAAGSAAASRSEEDLEQMKKALHAMEEAKGNGELGEQADLNFHMALVRATHNHMLINLMNSVSEIMVQAMRETRKLLHTNDGTDKLLQEHKRILAAIEAKEEEEARVAMYAHLSSVERSLAGYLK, from the coding sequence TTGGAATATAAACCAATTAGAACGAAAAAGATTTATGAACAAGTAGCCGATTCCTTGCTCGATTCTTTAAAGAATGGAACTTTGAAATCCGGTGATAAATTAGATAGTGTTGAAGTCCTTGCTAAAAATTTTGATGTAGGAAGATCAGCCATTCGGGAGGCTCTGAGCGCATTAAGAGCGATGGGTCTATTGGAGATGCGGCAGGGGGAAGGAACCTATGTGAAATCATTTGATGCTACACGCTTTTCCTTACCGGTCTCCGTGGCGTTTCTTATGAAACCAGAAGACATGAAGGACTTGCTTGAGGTAAGAAAGATTTTAGAGGTGGGAGCAGCAGGCTCAGCCGCCGCTTCTCGTTCCGAAGAAGACTTAGAACAAATGAAAAAAGCATTACACGCAATGGAAGAAGCCAAAGGAAATGGCGAGCTTGGAGAACAGGCAGACTTGAATTTCCATATGGCACTTGTAAGAGCTACCCACAACCACATGCTTATCAATTTGATGAACAGTGTTTCAGAAATTATGGTTCAGGCGATGCGGGAGACACGTAAACTGCTTCACACAAACGATGGAACGGACAAACTTTTACAAGAACATAAAAGGATTTTGGCTGCGATTGAAGCGAAAGAGGAAGAGGAAGCGCGGGTAGCGATGTATGCTCACTTGAGCAGCGTTGAACGATCTTTAGCGGGTTATTTGAAATAA
- the qoxA gene encoding cytochrome aa3 quinol oxidase subunit II, producing MKNKRHRSKWLFLIPLSLVFFLSGCEQMVVFDPKGPVAQSQNDLIIYSLWFMLGIVVVVFGLFAYMLIKYRDRPGRGDKDYDPSIHGNTLIEIIWTVVPFVIVIALSIPTVETLYDLEDPAAATSYEDPSETLDEEPLVIHATSADWKWFFSYPEQGIETVNYLHIPTDRPIEFRLSSADSMAALWIPALGGQKYNMAGMMNKLYLEASEEGVYDGRNSNFTGEGFTDQTFKVHAESEEQFNAWVEETKSEAPVLTQEKYDSLLEPGLTDKMEFSSTHLEWVNHATNDGRDYAVERHREAYKEKLHLDRDGVPSSHE from the coding sequence ATGAAAAACAAGCGGCATCGGTCTAAATGGTTGTTTTTGATTCCGCTCAGCTTAGTTTTCTTCTTAAGCGGATGTGAACAGATGGTTGTTTTTGATCCTAAGGGTCCTGTGGCTCAAAGTCAAAATGACCTGATTATATATTCTCTTTGGTTCATGCTGGGAATTGTAGTCGTTGTTTTCGGCTTATTCGCCTATATGCTTATCAAATACCGCGATCGACCTGGTCGTGGAGATAAAGACTACGATCCATCTATTCATGGCAATACATTAATTGAAATCATTTGGACAGTTGTTCCTTTCGTTATTGTTATAGCGCTGTCTATTCCTACAGTTGAAACACTGTATGATCTGGAAGACCCTGCAGCGGCTACATCCTATGAGGATCCTTCAGAAACCTTAGATGAGGAACCGTTAGTCATTCATGCTACATCAGCCGACTGGAAATGGTTCTTCAGTTATCCGGAGCAGGGAATAGAAACGGTCAATTACCTTCATATCCCAACGGATCGTCCAATTGAATTTCGTTTAAGCTCTGCAGATTCGATGGCAGCCCTTTGGATTCCTGCCCTCGGCGGCCAGAAATACAATATGGCAGGAATGATGAACAAACTTTACCTCGAAGCAAGTGAAGAAGGCGTCTATGATGGGCGTAATTCCAACTTCACAGGAGAAGGTTTTACAGATCAGACCTTTAAAGTCCATGCGGAAAGTGAAGAACAATTTAACGCATGGGTAGAAGAAACGAAGAGTGAAGCACCGGTCCTAACTCAGGAAAAGTATGATTCTCTTCTTGAGCCTGGACTAACTGATAAAATGGAATTCTCTTCTACTCACCTAGAGTGGGTCAATCACGCCACGAACGATGGCCGTGATTATGCTGTTGAACGTCACCGTGAAGCCTACAAAGAAAAGCTTCACTTAGATCGTGATGGTGTACCATCTTCACACGAGTAG
- the qoxB gene encoding cytochrome aa3 quinol oxidase subunit I, whose amino-acid sequence MNITDILVTGEPLIYGAMVSIVLVSTAAIFLLTYFKRWGWLWREWLTTVDHKKIGIMYILSALAMLFRGGMDALMMRIQLAFPGLNFLDAQHYDEIFTTHGTVMIIFMAMPFLIGLMNIIVPLQIGARDFAFPFVNAVSFWSFFFGAMLFNISFVIGGSPDAGWTSYTPLAGAAMSPGPGQNFYLMGLQLSGIGTLATGVNLMVTILKMRAPGMKLFHMPIFTWSTLVTCFIIVFAFPILTVALALMTIDRIFGSQFFTLTGEGLPMMWANLFWMWGHPEVYIVILPAFGIFSEVIATFARKRLFGYHAMVWSMIIIALLSFLVWVHHFFTMGAGAFVNSVFSVSTMLIAVPTGVKIFNWLATLYKSKIEFTVANLWALAFIPSFVIGGVTGVMLGMAAADFQFHNSYFLIAHFHYVLIAGTVFACFAGLVFWYPKIFGHKLNERIGKWSFWLFLIGFHVCFFPQYFLGLDGMPRRIFITRIEEWLPLNVISTVGAFGMGLGFAVFVFNIYYSYRYSEREKTGDPWNGRTLEWATPTPIPFYNFATIPHVDGIDYYLPMKEKGETTYDESKLEPIHMPSNSGQPIIMMAFFAFASFALVFEWIPLAIAGLIGGFIMMGVRSFDYDEGYHVEVDEIKRIERSARGL is encoded by the coding sequence ATGAACATCACTGACATTTTAGTCACTGGTGAACCACTTATATATGGGGCCATGGTTTCGATTGTCCTTGTATCAACAGCGGCTATTTTCCTTTTGACTTATTTCAAAAGATGGGGATGGCTATGGCGTGAATGGTTAACAACCGTTGACCATAAGAAAATCGGAATTATGTATATCTTGAGTGCTCTGGCAATGCTGTTCCGTGGTGGAATGGACGCTTTAATGATGCGTATCCAGTTGGCATTTCCAGGACTTAACTTTTTAGATGCCCAGCACTATGATGAAATCTTTACGACACATGGAACAGTCATGATTATCTTCATGGCGATGCCGTTTCTTATTGGTTTAATGAATATTATCGTTCCATTGCAAATAGGGGCAAGAGACTTTGCCTTTCCGTTTGTCAACGCGGTCAGTTTCTGGTCCTTCTTCTTTGGAGCAATGTTGTTCAATATCTCCTTTGTTATCGGGGGTTCTCCTGATGCAGGTTGGACGAGTTACACACCGCTAGCCGGTGCGGCAATGAGTCCAGGACCAGGGCAGAACTTCTACTTAATGGGACTTCAGCTTTCCGGTATCGGAACGCTTGCTACCGGAGTCAACTTGATGGTAACGATCCTCAAGATGCGTGCTCCTGGTATGAAATTGTTCCATATGCCGATTTTTACTTGGTCTACTTTAGTTACATGTTTCATTATTGTCTTTGCTTTCCCTATTTTAACGGTAGCATTGGCTCTTATGACGATTGACCGTATTTTTGGTTCTCAATTCTTTACGTTGACTGGTGAAGGATTGCCGATGATGTGGGCGAACTTATTCTGGATGTGGGGTCACCCTGAGGTGTACATCGTTATTCTTCCAGCCTTCGGTATTTTCTCCGAAGTCATTGCAACGTTTGCTCGTAAGCGACTATTTGGTTATCACGCAATGGTTTGGTCCATGATCATCATCGCTCTTCTCAGCTTCCTTGTGTGGGTCCACCACTTCTTTACAATGGGAGCAGGAGCGTTTGTAAACTCTGTATTCTCTGTTTCTACAATGTTAATTGCCGTGCCTACCGGAGTAAAAATCTTCAACTGGCTGGCAACCTTATATAAATCAAAAATTGAGTTTACGGTAGCGAATTTGTGGGCATTGGCCTTTATACCAAGTTTTGTCATCGGGGGAGTTACCGGTGTCATGCTCGGTATGGCAGCAGCCGACTTTCAGTTCCACAATTCCTACTTCTTAATTGCGCACTTCCACTATGTGCTGATTGCAGGTACTGTATTCGCCTGCTTTGCAGGTCTAGTGTTCTGGTATCCGAAAATTTTTGGACACAAGCTCAATGAACGTATTGGAAAATGGAGCTTCTGGTTGTTCCTTATTGGCTTCCATGTGTGCTTCTTCCCACAGTATTTCTTAGGACTAGATGGAATGCCGCGCCGTATCTTCATTACAAGAATTGAAGAATGGCTGCCATTGAATGTAATCTCTACAGTGGGAGCGTTCGGAATGGGATTAGGCTTTGCTGTATTCGTCTTTAACATTTACTACAGCTACCGCTATAGTGAGCGAGAGAAAACAGGAGATCCATGGAACGGAAGAACGCTCGAATGGGCGACACCGACTCCTATTCCTTTTTATAATTTTGCGACCATTCCGCACGTCGATGGTATTGATTACTACCTTCCGATGAAGGAAAAAGGCGAAACAACGTATGACGAATCGAAACTTGAGCCGATTCACATGCCTAGTAATTCAGGACAGCCGATTATTATGATGGCATTCTTCGCTTTCGCAAGTTTTGCATTAGTATTTGAATGGATTCCTTTGGCAATCGCCGGATTAATTGGAGGTTTCATCATGATGGGAGTAAGATCCTTTGATTATGATGAAGGTTACCATGTTGAAGTTGATGAAATTAAGCGTATCGAACGCTCGGCGAGGGGGTTATGA